The DNA window TCCCGGGCGACCGGCTCGACCGTCTCGCCGTCGTGGGCGTCGACCAGCGAGCCGTAGTCGTGTTCGTCCGCGCCGAGCGGCGTCTCGAGGGCGTCGCCGAGGCGGTCGACGACCACCGTCGCCTCGAGGTCGGCGTCGGCCCGGATCCGGGCGTTGTCGGCGCGCGACTTCTGGTTGAACGCGTCCTCCCGACGGTAGTAGCCGTCGCAGGTGATCAGGTACGCCGAGTCGGCGGCGTCGATCCGGGTCGCGAGCGCCTCCGCGGAGAGTCCCGCGAAGACGACGTTGTGTGGCGCGCCGATGCGGGCGCACGCCAGCATCGCGACCGGCAGCTCCGGGATCATCGGGAGGTAGATCGTGACCACGTCGTCCTCGCCGACGCCCAGCTCCCGCAGGCCCGCCGCGGCGGCGTTCACCTCGCGGTGGAGGTCCGCGTAGGTGTACGACCGGCGCTCGCCGCGCTTGCCGAACCACCGGATCGCGAGCTGGTTGCGCCGGTCCGCGAGGTGCCGGTCGAGGCAGTTGGCCGCGGCGTTGAGCCGGCCGTCGGGGAACCACTCGTAGAAGGGCGGGTCGTCGTCGTCGAGCACCGTCTCGGGGTAGCGGTCCCACTCGAGCAGGTCGGCGGCCGCCCGCCACGCGTCGGGCCAGTCGGCCGCGAACGAGTCGTACACGTCCGGATCGGCGACGGCGGCCGACTCGCGGAACGCCTCCGGCGGATCGATGGCCTCCTCGTCGCCGGACGCGCCCCCCGCGTGCCGGCCGTCGGCCCCGGCGTCGTCCATGTGTGTACTCCAGACCGGAGGACCGTATACTTTGTCCGACCGTCCGCCGAGCGCCCCTCGATCCGCTCGTGTCTCCTGACCGCTTTCGTCCCCAACACTTATTGCCGGAAGTTGAGCATGTTAACATGTGATGGCACGGAGCGATAGGTACGTCGTCGTCAGGGCACGGAACGACCACGACGCGATGACCGTCCGGGACGCCGACCGGAACGGCACGTATCACGTGGTCGAGTGCGACGGCGAGGAGCTGGAGACGCTCCTCGACGCGGTGGAGCCCGGTGACGCCGTCCGGCTCGAGCTGCGCCGGCTCGGCCGCCGGGGGAACGCCTGGTGCGTGGAGGAGGCGGATCCGGTCGGCGGCGACGGCGGAGCCCCGGTCTCGGAGGGCGAGGAGGCGGACCCGGTCGTCGGCCGTTGAGGGGACGCGGCGGAACTACAGGCCCTCGACGCGCCGGAGCGACTCGCGCACGTCCCCGGGCGTCGCGTACGGGCCGCCCTCCACGCGGTGGTCCGGGAGGAGAACGGGGATCGGGTTCTCGCGCAGTGCCTCCTTCACCAGACCGACGTCCTCGGCGTCGTTGTCGTCGAGTCCGGCCAGCCGCGCGAGCCGGCTCACCGACGTCGACTCCCCGTACGGCACCTCGCGGAGGGCCTCGAGGACGCGCCGCCGATCGGTGGGGACGGTGAGCCCCACCTCGACGTCGCCGAACGTCTCGCGGTCGCCCCGGAGGTACTCTCCCACCCGATCGAGGAGGTCGTGGTCGCCGTCCGCGTCGGCCGGGACCTCCTCCGGGAACGACACCGCGATCACTCGCCCGCCGGCGAAGCCGACCTCGACCGCCCGCTCGATCGCGTCGTACTCGCGCG is part of the Halorubrum aethiopicum genome and encodes:
- a CDS encoding MGMT family protein is translated as MATSGTSGVFAREYDAIERAVEVGFAGGRVIAVSFPEEVPADADGDHDLLDRVGEYLRGDRETFGDVEVGLTVPTDRRRVLEALREVPYGESTSVSRLARLAGLDDNDAEDVGLVKEALRENPIPVLLPDHRVEGGPYATPGDVRESLRRVEGL